CCGGCGATCGATTGCGGATCTCGATCCGGTGGCGCGTGAGATGTTGGCGCGGTATCGGAGCGATGGACCGATTTCTCCGGTTGATGCCCACGTCGCGGCGGGTGGGTCGGGAGAGCGGATGATGTCGTACTGGCGAAACAGTGCGCTTCGCCGAGCAGATCTCATCACGCACGTCGGTCGTGGGCAGTACGCGTACGCGCTCCCCGAGCGTATCGCTGCCGATCACGACGGTCGACTTCCGCCCGAGGAAGTCGAGAACTGTGTCGCCCGAATCGAGAACGAACTGCTTCCTGATGTGGACGGTTGATAGTCGCTACAGCTCGATATCGGCTCTGACAGATTGTGCGTTGATCGGTCTGTTTCCGGCCGGGAGGTTTAACAGCAAATGACGAAACTGCTTGCACGATGAGTTCTGAATCAGACAACGAGCCGAGCGGAGCGACCCTCGACTATCGGAATATTCTCGAACGGGAGATGGAAAGCGCGCTCAAGGAGATTGACCGACCAGCGAAGGGATTGTTTCTCTCGGGATTCTCGGCCGGACTCAACCTGAGCTTCGGGGCGTTGTTCATGGCGATGGTTCTGACGTTTTCGGGGGGATTTGGCTCTGATCTCACGAAACAAGTTGCGCTGGCCGGCATCTCCGCGATTGCGTTTCTCTTCGTGGTGATCGGCCAAACAGAACTGTTCACCGCTCACACGACGATGGCCATTCTTCCACTGCTCGATGGTCGCGCCTCAATCGGCGAGGTCGGTCGTCTCTGGAGCGTAGTGTACATTGCCAATCTGTTCGGATGTGTTGCATTCGTCGGACTGATCGCAGCCGTCGGTCAGCCGATGGGAATCGCCGAGCCGTCGTCGTTTCAATCGCTCGCAAGCGCGTTACTCGGTCTTTCGTGGTGGGTGACATTCTTATCGGGCGTCATCGCGGGCTGGCTGATGGGGATGGCGACGTGGCTGTCTGCTGCGAGCCGTGACACGATAGGTCGAATTGTCGTTGTACTGCTTGTCACGGCGACGATCGGATTTGGTCCCTTTCACCACTCGATTCTCGGAACGACTGAAGTGCTCTCTGGTGTGATATTCGCTGACGGAATCACGATCGATCTGTTCGGTTGGTTTCTCCTTTGGACGACGCTCGGCAATGTCGTCGGCGGTGGGGTGTTCGTTGGGTTGCTCAACTACGGACACATCGAATTAGCAGGTGAACGACAAGACATTGAGTTCGTCTCTGAATCCAGACCCGACGAGTGAACTACCCCACCCTACCGCTCGCCTGATGGCTCGCAGTTGAGGGTGTCACCAGAAATCTCCGATTTCTGGTTGCTAACCAGAACCGTTGATTCTGGTGATGGGGCTTCCTGCTTCCAAGACGCGCTTTGCAGGAACCGAATGGATTCCCGTAGGGAGCGCAGTCTCCACAGGCGTTGATTCGGAGCATCCCGCTCCTACCTGCTTGATACCGCGAGAAAGAATATTCCATGCCGCGTTCCAGTCCCTGTCGGCGGTGAAGCCACACGATGGACAGGAGTGTTCGCGGACCCACAGCGGTTTGTCGGTTGAAACGCCACAAGCTGCACACTCTTTGGTCGTCCCGGCTGGATCGACGGCCACAAAGTGCGTCCCTTCGCGTTCGCACTTATATTCGAGCAGCCGAAGGAACGTTCCCCACGCTGCTCCGGCACGGTTCCGCGAGTTACCATCGAGTTCGACCAGACCTTTCGCGTCGAGATCTTCGACCGCGACGAGATCGTACTCCCGAGCGTAGTAG
The nucleotide sequence above comes from Halocatena marina. Encoded proteins:
- a CDS encoding formate/nitrite transporter family protein; this translates as MSSESDNEPSGATLDYRNILEREMESALKEIDRPAKGLFLSGFSAGLNLSFGALFMAMVLTFSGGFGSDLTKQVALAGISAIAFLFVVIGQTELFTAHTTMAILPLLDGRASIGEVGRLWSVVYIANLFGCVAFVGLIAAVGQPMGIAEPSSFQSLASALLGLSWWVTFLSGVIAGWLMGMATWLSAASRDTIGRIVVVLLVTATIGFGPFHHSILGTTEVLSGVIFADGITIDLFGWFLLWTTLGNVVGGGVFVGLLNYGHIELAGERQDIEFVSESRPDE